In the genome of Pseudobdellovibrionaceae bacterium, one region contains:
- a CDS encoding 30S ribosomal protein S12, which produces MPTINQLIKKSRKIQKDKSSSPALEACPQKRGVCTRVFTTTPKKPNSALRKVARVRLSNGFEVNSYIPGIGHNLQEHSVILIRGGRVKDLPGVRYHTVRGVLDTHGVANRKNSRSKYGAKKPKA; this is translated from the coding sequence ATGCCCACGATTAACCAGTTAATAAAAAAAAGCCGCAAAATCCAAAAGGATAAATCCAGCTCACCAGCTTTAGAAGCTTGTCCTCAAAAAAGAGGGGTTTGTACTCGAGTTTTTACTACCACTCCAAAGAAGCCAAACTCGGCTTTGCGTAAAGTGGCTCGTGTGCGCTTATCTAACGGTTTTGAAGTGAATTCTTACATTCCTGGTATTGGTCATAACTTGCAAGAACATAGTGTGATATTAATTCGTGGTGGTCGTGTAAAAGATTTACCAGGGGTTCGTTACCATACGGTTCGAGGAGTTTTAGATACTCATGGTGTGGCCAATCGAAAAAATAGCCGTTCTAAGTACGGAGCAAAAAAACCAAAAGCTTAG
- a CDS encoding aspartate kinase yields the protein MENLVVQKYGGSSLSSVEKIQSIAKNLSEIAKKQSLIVVVSAMGKATDNLLNMAYEISDKPEKRELDMLLTSGERIAMSLLSIALNELGVSSVSFTGSQAGILTSNQHNSASIVEIKPFRVSEVLKQKKVAILAGFQGVNPTTKEITTLGRGGSDTTAVYLADHFKAPCEIYKDVEGVCSADPNQVSNVTKYDEITYDELLSMIKWGNPILHRYSIGLAKDKKVQLSIKKSLSKNTGTQIVLNKKTTANKCLSIESQALVFSIPCSEIKHYQTIKANKKLFTLYDLFQNDTSLLITGEKADLQCLKKTLRKSINNLSTVSFIFSNGDFKVYKKELISQLSKQFPSIVDWVDESLSLTAVIPFDLKTKFLNQASLFLKDYHSAR from the coding sequence ATGGAAAATTTAGTAGTACAAAAATACGGTGGTAGTTCTTTATCTAGCGTAGAAAAAATTCAAAGCATTGCAAAAAACCTTTCAGAAATTGCTAAAAAGCAATCTTTAATTGTGGTGGTTAGTGCCATGGGCAAGGCCACGGATAATTTATTAAACATGGCTTATGAAATCAGTGATAAGCCAGAAAAGCGCGAACTGGATATGCTATTAACCTCTGGTGAGCGTATTGCCATGTCTTTACTAAGTATTGCTTTAAATGAACTAGGCGTTTCTTCTGTTAGCTTTACAGGAAGTCAGGCGGGGATTTTAACTAGCAATCAACATAATTCTGCAAGCATTGTAGAGATAAAACCCTTTCGCGTTTCTGAAGTTTTAAAGCAAAAAAAAGTAGCCATTTTAGCCGGCTTTCAAGGTGTAAACCCAACCACTAAAGAAATTACTACTTTAGGTAGAGGGGGTTCGGATACTACGGCCGTTTATTTAGCCGATCACTTTAAAGCGCCTTGTGAAATATACAAAGATGTAGAGGGGGTTTGCTCGGCAGACCCTAACCAAGTTTCTAATGTTACTAAATATGATGAAATTACTTATGATGAGTTACTGTCTATGATTAAATGGGGAAATCCAATTTTACATAGGTACTCTATTGGTTTAGCTAAAGATAAAAAAGTTCAACTAAGTATTAAAAAATCTTTATCAAAAAATACAGGAACACAAATAGTATTAAATAAAAAAACCACAGCAAATAAGTGCTTGTCTATAGAATCGCAGGCTTTGGTTTTTAGCATTCCCTGCTCAGAGATAAAACATTATCAAACTATCAAAGCCAATAAAAAGCTATTTACTTTGTATGATTTATTTCAAAACGATACCAGCCTTTTGATCACGGGAGAAAAAGCAGATTTACAGTGTTTAAAAAAAACTTTAAGGAAAAGCATTAATAATTTATCCACGGTATCTTTTATTTTTTCTAATGGTGATTTTAAAGTGTATAAAAAAGAATTAATTAGTCAGTTATCCAAACAATTTCCATCTATTGTAGATTGGGTTGATGAAAGTTTATCTTTAACTGCGGTAATTCCCTTTGATTTAAAAACCAAATTTTTAAATCAGGCCTCATTGTTTTTGAAAGATTACCATTCGGCTAGATAA
- the rpoC gene encoding DNA-directed RNA polymerase subunit beta', whose translation MKDLLNFLDKPQSPLSIKGIQVSLASAEKIKSWSFGEVKKPETINYRTFKPEREGLFCAKIFGPIKDYECLCGKYKRMKYRGVICEKCGVEVTRSKVRRERMGHISLVSPVAHVWFLRSLPSRIVTLLGMTLKELEAVLYCESHMVLDPMETELKEMQVLSENEYQDALDEYGPHFRVGMGGEAVIEMLRSLDLEFLARQLRIDIRDTKSELTKKKLAKRLKIVEAFRGSNNKPEWMILTVLPVIPPDLRPLVHLDGGRFATSDLNDLYRRVINRNNRLKKLQDLNAPDIIIRNEKRMLQEAVDALLDNGRGGKVFTGANKRPLRSLSDALKGKQGRFRQNLLGKRVDYSGRSVIVVGPHLRLHQCGLPKKMALELFKPFICGQLEARGLVTTVKQAKRLIDEGVDEVWDILSEVVKEHPVLLNRAPTLHRLGIQAFEPLLHEGKAIQLHPLVCAAFNADFDGDTMSVHVPLSIEAQIEARVLMMSTNNILSPSNGKPVINPTQDMVLGLYWMTRINLEAKGTGRIFSSIDKVEYAYNQGLVNLQAAVKVKIGNTVYDTSVGRAILGGKLPKDLDFKVVNKVMNKKTLAELMDFCFRNVGPKATVLLADALKQAGFEYSTQAGISIAIGDLKIPKEKDAILASAVSQVQNIQEQYDEGLTTESERYNKAVDIWSNATDKVAKVMMKHFETQDFEVDGKTVKSDSFNSIYIMADSGARGAVDQIKQLAGMRGLLAKPSGEIIETPITANYREGLSVIQYFIATHGARKGLADTALKTANSGYLTRCLVDVAQDVVVTKKDCGTSGGIVVRALVEGGEIIQSLGEKILGRITLKPIMDPATKTIIVDSNEEITEDAVQKIYESEIEEVVVRSPLTCQSDRGICVQCYGRDLSRGHIVNLGEAVGIIAAQSIGEPGTQLTMRTFHLGGAASRSVEESEYLAKYSGTVCLNKVQTVINKEGKVTILGRNGILSINAEDGVEKEAFKLPYGSVLHYKIGAKVKAKDTLSTWDPYSKFTIAAAGGFVKFVGLDLGVTYTEERDTTTGFIAKKIINNKSLDGSKPSVHLVDKTGQPIQFERGGNISYILSTGVQLLVDNGQEIFAGDLITKMVKESSKTKDITGGLPRVKELFEARVPKDPSVMAPIDGYVSFGEDLKDKQRIIITAESGDTSEVFVPKGKNAEVMEGEFIKAGESVVDGETNPHDLLDIQGEVALSTYLLNEVQEVYRLQGVAINDKHIETILRQMLSKVRVLSAGDTPLIQGEVIEKARFKAANKAVTAEDGELATGQPVLLGITKTSLSTESWLSAASFQEVTKVLTEASINSKMDNLKGLKENIIMGRLIPAGTGLPCYSQWKIGVDAPKPKEVDAVLPGVETHKNSVVTESEEERKNL comes from the coding sequence CCATTAAAGGTATTCAAGTTTCTTTAGCTTCAGCAGAGAAGATCAAAAGTTGGTCTTTTGGCGAAGTAAAAAAACCAGAAACTATTAATTATAGAACTTTTAAACCAGAGCGAGAAGGCTTGTTTTGTGCAAAAATTTTTGGACCAATTAAAGATTACGAATGCCTTTGTGGAAAATATAAAAGAATGAAATACAGAGGTGTGATTTGTGAAAAGTGTGGAGTAGAAGTTACTCGCTCTAAAGTGCGTCGCGAAAGAATGGGGCATATTAGTTTAGTTTCTCCCGTAGCCCATGTTTGGTTTTTAAGATCTTTACCTAGTCGTATTGTTACTTTGCTAGGAATGACTCTTAAAGAATTAGAAGCCGTTTTGTATTGTGAATCTCATATGGTTTTAGATCCAATGGAAACGGAATTAAAAGAAATGCAAGTGTTATCCGAAAATGAGTATCAAGATGCCTTAGATGAATATGGCCCTCATTTTAGAGTAGGTATGGGCGGAGAAGCCGTTATCGAAATGCTTCGTTCCTTAGATTTAGAATTTTTAGCTAGACAATTACGCATTGATATTCGTGATACAAAATCAGAATTAACAAAGAAAAAACTAGCTAAGCGTTTAAAAATTGTAGAAGCCTTTAGAGGATCTAATAATAAACCAGAGTGGATGATCTTAACGGTATTACCAGTTATTCCTCCCGATTTACGACCACTAGTGCATTTAGATGGCGGTAGGTTTGCCACTTCTGATTTAAATGATTTATACAGAAGAGTAATTAACAGAAATAATCGATTAAAGAAATTACAAGATTTAAATGCTCCTGATATTATTATTCGTAATGAAAAAAGAATGTTACAAGAAGCCGTTGATGCTTTATTAGATAATGGCCGTGGCGGAAAAGTATTCACAGGAGCTAACAAGCGTCCATTGCGTTCTTTAAGTGATGCTTTAAAAGGTAAGCAAGGTCGTTTCCGTCAAAATTTATTAGGTAAGAGGGTAGATTATTCTGGCCGTTCTGTGATTGTGGTAGGTCCTCATTTACGACTGCACCAATGTGGCTTACCAAAAAAAATGGCTTTAGAATTATTTAAGCCATTTATTTGTGGTCAATTAGAAGCTCGTGGTTTAGTAACCACAGTAAAGCAAGCAAAGCGATTAATTGATGAGGGAGTAGATGAAGTTTGGGATATTTTATCAGAAGTGGTAAAAGAGCATCCGGTATTATTAAACCGCGCCCCTACTTTACACAGATTAGGTATTCAAGCTTTTGAACCTCTTCTTCATGAGGGGAAAGCTATTCAATTGCATCCATTAGTTTGTGCCGCTTTTAATGCCGATTTTGATGGAGACACCATGTCTGTTCATGTGCCTTTATCCATTGAAGCGCAAATTGAAGCTCGCGTGTTAATGATGTCTACTAATAATATTTTAAGTCCTTCTAATGGAAAACCGGTAATTAACCCCACTCAGGATATGGTGTTAGGTTTGTACTGGATGACTCGTATTAACTTAGAGGCTAAGGGTACGGGAAGAATATTTAGTTCCATTGATAAAGTGGAATATGCGTATAACCAAGGTTTGGTTAATTTACAAGCTGCTGTAAAAGTAAAAATTGGAAACACGGTTTATGATACTAGTGTTGGTCGCGCCATTTTAGGTGGAAAATTACCAAAAGATTTAGACTTTAAAGTGGTTAATAAAGTAATGAATAAAAAAACTTTAGCAGAGCTAATGGATTTTTGTTTTCGTAATGTAGGGCCAAAGGCTACCGTTTTATTAGCAGACGCTTTAAAGCAAGCCGGTTTTGAATATTCTACTCAAGCGGGTATTTCTATTGCTATTGGCGATTTAAAAATTCCTAAAGAAAAAGATGCCATTTTAGCCTCTGCAGTAAGCCAAGTGCAAAACATTCAAGAGCAGTATGACGAAGGTTTAACCACAGAAAGTGAAAGATATAATAAAGCGGTGGATATTTGGTCTAATGCTACAGATAAAGTGGCAAAAGTAATGATGAAACATTTTGAAACTCAAGACTTTGAAGTGGACGGAAAAACAGTAAAGTCTGATAGTTTTAACTCTATTTATATTATGGCAGACTCCGGAGCAAGGGGTGCGGTAGATCAGATTAAGCAATTAGCAGGAATGCGTGGTTTGCTTGCCAAACCTTCGGGAGAAATTATTGAAACACCAATTACTGCCAATTACCGAGAAGGCTTATCGGTGATTCAATATTTTATTGCCACCCATGGTGCAAGAAAAGGTTTAGCAGATACCGCTTTAAAAACAGCCAACTCGGGATACTTAACGCGTTGTTTAGTAGATGTGGCTCAAGATGTGGTAGTAACTAAAAAAGATTGTGGTACTTCTGGTGGCATAGTGGTTAGAGCCTTAGTGGAAGGTGGAGAAATCATTCAAAGCTTAGGAGAAAAAATTTTAGGCCGTATTACATTAAAGCCAATAATGGATCCAGCCACAAAAACCATTATTGTAGATTCTAATGAAGAAATTACAGAAGATGCTGTACAAAAAATTTATGAGTCAGAAATTGAAGAAGTGGTTGTTCGCTCTCCTTTAACTTGCCAATCTGATAGAGGCATTTGTGTTCAGTGTTATGGTCGTGATTTATCCAGAGGTCATATTGTTAATTTAGGAGAGGCTGTGGGGATTATTGCAGCCCAGTCTATTGGTGAACCAGGAACTCAGTTAACCATGAGAACTTTCCACTTAGGTGGAGCTGCCAGCAGAAGTGTTGAAGAATCAGAGTACCTTGCAAAATATTCTGGAACAGTATGTTTAAACAAAGTGCAAACGGTTATAAACAAAGAAGGAAAGGTAACTATTTTAGGTCGTAACGGAATTTTATCTATTAATGCAGAAGATGGAGTAGAAAAAGAAGCCTTTAAGCTTCCTTATGGTTCTGTTCTTCATTATAAAATTGGTGCAAAAGTAAAGGCCAAAGATACTCTTTCCACTTGGGACCCTTATTCTAAGTTTACTATTGCAGCAGCGGGCGGGTTTGTTAAATTCGTAGGCTTAGACTTAGGAGTTACTTATACCGAAGAAAGAGATACTACCACGGGTTTTATTGCTAAAAAAATTATTAACAATAAAAGTTTAGATGGCTCTAAGCCTTCTGTACATTTGGTAGACAAAACTGGCCAGCCTATTCAGTTTGAACGGGGAGGAAACATTAGTTATATTTTATCCACAGGGGTACAATTATTAGTAGATAATGGGCAAGAAATTTTTGCAGGGGACTTAATTACTAAAATGGTAAAAGAAAGTTCTAAAACGAAAGATATCACAGGTGGTTTACCTAGAGTAAAAGAATTATTTGAAGCGCGTGTTCCTAAAGACCCTTCTGTGATGGCACCTATTGATGGTTATGTTAGCTTTGGAGAAGATTTAAAGGACAAGCAACGAATTATAATTACAGCAGAGTCTGGTGATACTAGCGAAGTTTTTGTTCCTAAGGGTAAAAACGCAGAAGTAATGGAAGGGGAATTTATTAAAGCTGGAGAATCCGTGGTGGACGGTGAAACTAACCCTCATGATTTGCTAGACATTCAAGGAGAGGTGGCTTTATCAACCTACTTATTAAACGAAGTACAAGAAGTTTATCGACTTCAAGGTGTGGCTATTAATGATAAGCATATCGAAACTATTTTACGGCAAATGTTAAGTAAGGTTAGAGTTTTATCTGCTGGCGACACTCCCTTAATCCAAGGAGAAGTGATTGAAAAAGCCCGATTTAAAGCGGCTAATAAAGCGGTCACAGCAGAGGATGGAGAATTAGCTACAGGTCAGCCTGTGTTATTAGGTATTACTAAAACTTCTTTGAGTACAGAAAGTTGGTTGTCTGCAGCTTCTTTCCAAGAGGTAACTAAAGTATTAACCGAAGCTTCTATAAACTCTAAAATGGATAATCTTAAAGGTTTAAAAGAAAATATTATTATGGGTCGTTTAATTCCTGCAGGAACGGGCTTGCCTTGTTATTCTCAATGGAAAATTGGTGTAGACGCCCCTAAGCCTAAAGAAGTCGATGCGGTTTTGCCAGGGGTAGAAACGCATAAAAACTCAGTAGTTACTGAAAGTGAAGAGGAAAGAAAGAATTTATAA
- the rpsG gene encoding 30S ribosomal protein S7 encodes MSRRAKKYRKDIVPDVVYGDSTVSMLINKVMLDGRKTVASKIMYSAMDQLKVKVEGESPLDVVKKAIENIKPLVEVRSRRVGGATYQVPVDVRPARRLTLALRWLTAFSRSRNEKTMPNRLAAEILDAYNERGASFKKKEDVHRMAEANRAFAHFNW; translated from the coding sequence ATGAGTCGTCGAGCAAAAAAATATAGAAAAGATATAGTTCCTGATGTGGTTTATGGCGATTCCACAGTGTCTATGTTGATTAACAAAGTTATGTTAGATGGTCGCAAAACTGTAGCTTCTAAAATTATGTACTCGGCAATGGATCAATTAAAAGTGAAAGTAGAGGGAGAAAGCCCTTTAGATGTGGTTAAAAAAGCCATTGAAAATATAAAGCCTTTAGTGGAAGTTCGCTCTCGTCGCGTGGGTGGAGCCACATATCAAGTTCCGGTGGATGTTAGGCCGGCTCGTCGTTTAACTTTAGCTCTAAGATGGTTAACTGCATTTTCTCGAAGCCGTAATGAAAAAACTATGCCCAATCGATTAGCTGCAGAAATTTTAGACGCTTATAATGAACGAGGAGCATCTTTTAAAAAGAAAGAAGATGTTCATCGCATGGCTGAAGCCAACAGAGCCTTTGCCCATTTTAATTGGTAA